Genomic segment of Zootoca vivipara chromosome 4, rZooViv1.1, whole genome shotgun sequence:
ATGTCCGCAGGTCTAGCTTTTCACGCCCATTCCATTTATGACCTCTGGTTCCTGAGTGGAGAACTCGTCTACgctctcctcttcccccagctCTGCTGCGTCCTCTTCATTCGCAACACCAACACTTACGGCTCCGCCGCCGGGTTCTTCTTGGGCCTCCTGCTGCGCCTCTTGGCAGGGGAGCCCACCCTGAACCTCCCCCCGGTCATCCATTACCCAGGATGCTCTCTGGTTGACGGGGCCTATGTCCAGCTGTTCCCATTTAAGCTGTTCACCATGCTGGTATCTCTGCTGACCATCGTCTCCGTCTCGCATCTGTCCGCCTTTCTATTTAAGGCAAACGTCCTTCCCCGCAGATGGGACGTCTGTAAGATCATGCGAGCTGACAGGGTGGTCATTTCCTTACCCCAGAGACGAAAAAGAGATGCCTGCGCCAGAACAGAGTTTTGAGCAAATGGGAGACAAATTGTATTGGTATTTTACCCATGATCCTTCTTGAAACCATAGCTCTTTGATTGAGGTCATCTTCTATGCTGTGTGATTTattgttacagtcatacctcggtttaagtacacttcggtttgagtattttcagtttaagtactccgcggacctgtctggaacggattaatccactttccattactttcaatgggaaagttcgcttcaggttaagtacgcttcaggttaagtacagacttccggaaccaattgtgtttgtaaaccgaggtaccactgtattattcttacagtggtacctctggttaagaacttacctTGTTctcgaggtccgttcttaacctgaaactattcttaacctgaagcaccactttagctaatggggcctcctgctgtcgctgcgccaccggagcacgatttctgttctcatcctgaggtaaaattcttaacctgaggtactatttctgagttagcagagtttgtaacctgaagtatttgtaacccaaggtaccacatcatcatcatcatcatcatcattattattgaaaTCCATAGTCACAGCAAAGTGCCCTCTCCCATTGTGGCACAACCTCCAacacctttctttttttcctagtCCCATTAATCCAATGTCTGGGCTCTTTCAGTAAAAACATGAAGCCTTTGAAGCCCTTTAATCGGTGCTGCAGCTACAGATTTGTTGCTCTTCGATCGTTTAGTTGTATAGAGTGTCTTAATTGATTGGTTACTTTTGCCAAATTTGTAGCCCTCTGTGTAATGAGGGGGGAAATTCCAATTCTGAAATGCATCCTTTATCAACAGTACCATCAACAGTAGGAGTGGAGCATGTGTCCTAATTTACAGAGGacggtcctctatttgaaggtgtcGCCTGAAGGGTTGACATTTTAAAGAATCCCAAGGAGGGAGAGTTGGAGGAGCTcgcacaaagctacaattcccagagaggcatagctgccaagttttcccttttctcacgaggaagcctattcagcataagggaatttcccttaaaaaaagggataactttgcAGCTATGCAGAGAGGCTTAACAGTCAAtgcttcttcacagggaactctgagatTCGTAGCTCTGAGAAAAGGAACaggaatctcctaacaactctcaacacccttaacaaactacatctcccaggattctttgcgggaagccatatttaaatgaatggtgtgaaaGTGACCCCAGTTTCTAAATAGCAGTTGCTCAGCACAAATAGTAAGAGAGATTGAGTTGCCTCGGTGCCTTCTGTTTGTGATTTCCAGATACTGGACTCGATGGATCTTCCTTcaaaaactttcttttctttttgtattaatAAAACGCATGATATAAAACAAGACCTGATTTGATGGTTTGATCGCCTCCTATTGCGCCTCTAATTACGTTGTCTTCCATAGATTTTGCCgtgtattttactatttatttgcAAGCCACTCTGAGGCACTTGTGACTAATAAGCCCCCAACCTGCGaccgtgttatgtactgagcgtcAGCCATCATTCtgtacccactgaaattaaaattTTGCAATGTTAATTTCAGAAGGCACATATTTCCGTTCACAAGTTGTGGAGGCTTGTCCATCTGAAAAATCTGTTTGATCTGAAGACTCTGAAAGCAAATATAAGGCATTATTTCCACGGCCTACTTAAAAAGCcctatggcaggcttcctcaaccccggccctccagatgtttttggcctacaactcccatgatccctagctagcaggacaagtggtcagggatgatgggaattgtagtctcaaaacaaggttgaggaagcctgccctatggTTTGACcagcctctctcttcccctcatgCTTTACTTTAATGCCTACATTAACTAAAGCTTCAAATGAAAATTCTAACCCAGCCTGGAAGCTAGGCAGTGTATATCAATGTTATAAGTCTGTAGTTAACTGACTGTATACCCTAAAATGTTCCCCACAATCTTTTGCCATGCAAAGGGGTTTGATTGCTGAAATGCAAGAGGCTCTTCAGAAAACAAGTTAACATGGTAAGGGTAAATAATATGCTAGGTATTGGTAAGGGGATAGATCAGTTATATCTAATTCTCTACACACCCACATGTGTGAGTtagcaaacaaaagaaaaatggctggTGCCTGTTTTAACAAATGCAGGACTAGTGCGTAAAGAGCCCCAGTAGCATTCTTTAAATCCCACTGTTAGGCAGGTTTAGTGAAATATAAGAAGAGGCTTTTAAACCTTCTTTTAAAGCATTCCAACTACTTCAGGCAACtagctccctttcccccttctgcagagaaacagaccacacactgaagtaagtttaaaatatattttacttaCAGTTGTGCATTGTTCTTATCAGCAATAAGAAAATGCAGGTAAATGTTCTTAGTGGAAAAAATACATCAAAGAATGTTGAGGCAACTACTGAAATGGTTTAACTTTTTTTAGAAGACCCCCCAATGttgttgagtttttggttttttaaaaacaaaaatgccaaaaatttgtgatttttcaattgacttgcctttgaaatcccagtaatgtatAGCAACTCTAGGCATGTCTGCCTCTGTCACttgcagcaagagagagagagagagagagagagagagagagagagagagagagagagagagagagagagagagagagaaatggaacagGAAATGAGCCTTACTTCCTctcaggaggagaggagaggcaacACCACTGAACCTTCTCTGACAATTTAGAACTCTGTGGTCTGTAACCCTCTCACATACTAACTATCACCGTTAGGTTTGATTTCAAATCTCTCACAGATAGATACTTCTAACTCAAAGCAACCTAAAATTgccaaaacccaccccaccatTTGAAGAGAGACAAAAAGAAACAGAACTGTAACCTTTGTGCAAAATTTCTGAAAACCTAATGCAACATATGGCAGATAAGGAGTGTTGCGGCTCCTGCTAAGCAGATGCTCCATTTGTAAATGCCTTTTTCTTCCATTATTAATGACTAGGTCCCACTTTTTATAGGAACTTGAAAAACCACAAGAGACTGCAGGAAAACTGCACTCAGAGCGATCTTGAAAGATGGATCTCTGTTACAAAGGCAGACATGCAAAGGAAAGGCACCCCTTGAAAACTATGGCTCTTAATCAGCAATCTAAGTTCAGATTTCACAGCAGAGATGGGCGACCTTTTCTCTGTAGAGACTTGAGCACCACATTCTCTTGGGGGCAATGTGTTGGGAGGTGCATGGTAGCAGAGGGTAGGGCCACCCCCCTttcttaaaaacataagaagagccagctggatcaggccaatggcccaccctgTCCAGCATCCTGACCAGGTGCCTATGGGGAGCTCACAACAGGACTTCAGCACatgaaccctctcccctcctgcagtttctagcaactgctattcagatgcatttctacctttgaaagtggaggtggagcatagccattgtgacgGGTAGCCATGGAAAGCCTGGTCCACTATgattttgtccaatcctctttttaatCCATCCAatatggtggccatcactgcatcccatggaagcgagttccatagtttaacgatgTGCTGGacaaagaagtactttctttgatCTTCCAACATTTAGGTCCATGAGTTTATCTCATTATCAGAGCTTTTCACTACCCACTCTTTCCATGCCATGTATAACATTTTACACTTCTATTGTGTCAACTCTTATTCACCttttcaatgatgatgatgatgatgatgatgatgatgatggtgatattatttataccctgcccatctggctgggtttcaccagccactattggaggcttacagcacatataaaacatagcaaaacaccaaacattaaaaaacttgcctgatacagggctgccttcagatgtcttctaaaagttgtgtagttctttatctccttgacaactcaagggagggtgttccactggaagggtgccactaccgaaaaggccctctgcctggctccctataacttcgcttctcgcagtgagggaaccaccagaagaccctcagaggaggacctcagtgtctaaacaaaaaagtctccattggtctcatccactcaatctggtggagcctgtcttcgcatgcaggggaagtccctaactcagcaCCTCGCACCAGGTTTAGCCAGCCACGTGTCCAcagtcgcatgctgacagcttctaagaGTCACAGCTGAGTGGAGAGTCAGGTGGGGAcgaaaggtggacaaactacccagaaggagcatgatgtgcaggggtggaggaaggggtgtgtggtgggtgcgttccaccctgggtgccaccactgaggggggtgacaaaatgccgggcggcattcaccgcggggcctgcagcgtgcccaaaccacatgtctctcctgggagagacgcagtggcttgggtaCACACAGGTTCCACACTGCCCAGACGATCCGCCCACTGCCTTCCCTCTAGCTGTAGGatggctgagtgggagaaggaaggcagactctggaggccctgtggtgcgccccgcccctatgggcagcttGCTCCGCTCCTGCTGATGACGTGTCCCCCACCAGGGGTCCCCTAGCACCCCAAACACTCCTACTCCTTGAAatcagacctactgaaattaatgggcctaacttagtcgTGCTCATTCAttccaatgagtctactctgaactGCATACGACCCTATGCCTGTTTACTCGGAACCAGAACGAAGTCCAGCTCAGTTTAGGATTtccctcagaagtaagcccagctCAGCGCAGTGTAACAGGCAGAACAGAAACCAGAGGAATTATTCATCTGCTTGTCATGCGGCAGAGCCGGCTGAGTGGCTCATTTCCTGAAAGGAACATTacactgcttgctgctgctgctgttctccgcCAATTGCATCCTCAATCAATATCGGAGGGAGggtagatatttatttattttaagggcgTGAGAGCCGAGGCAAAGAGCCAGGCTTCACCTCACAGTTCGGTGTGGGTTTTCCAAGGGAAGGCTCTGCGTCTGAGGGAACGCGGTGAAACCTGAGGGAACCTGCAGAGACTAACCCACACAGCCCCTCGGGTATCCGATTGTTTGCTGGCTTCCAGGAAGAGGGGATGGAAGAGAAGAACAGGGTGTGGGAcggacaagacacacacacacaccccaatctggATTCTGACATGCGGTTCTCCAGACACTGGATTAAATGAAGGCCGGCAAACGTTTCCCGTCTTCTGATGAGGCCTCTCGGCTGTCTGCAGAGCTGCAGACAAGACGTACGGCTAGCAATCGCCATCCTCTGCCTGACAGCTGGCTGGGCTCTGCCGAGTAAGTGCTTTGGGCTCCTCGCAGTCCCCACACCTCTTTCCGCCGCCAGATCAGGTTGTGGTGCCAGGCGCATTGCTGAGCTCGGGTCCTGCGTGCAGGTTTGCCACAGGGGTGATCtgcttggccgctgtgagaatggCGCACTGGGCTAGATAGGGTCATTGCTCTGATCCAGAAGAGCCTGTGAACATCCCGGtcccacagtggccagacagacgcatgtgggaaacccgcaagtagGACCCGAGCATAAGAGCACTCTGCTCTCctcctggtttccagcaactggcatgttCCTTGTGTGTTCCTTTCCTAAACAGTCTCATCACTTCCATCACTGCTGCCTCCctgtttggtgtttgtttgtgtggttCAAGATGCATGGAATTGTTTTTTTAAGACCTTTTTGAAGTTGCTTTTGTTGTTTGCTGGAAAGAAGGGCTGCGTATAAATTAAACAGATTAATTCCTTTTGCTGGTAATCCCCAACTAGCATGCAGCTCCTGAAGCCCAGCACTGCTAGAGGGGGAAACTTTAGCCTAATAATTGTCTTCCTCCATCTTCTTTTTCATCTCCTTTGCCTTCGGCTCCCTTCTTCCTTTGTGGCAAAGTGTAAGCATTTGCTGGGCTGTGGGCCAAGGTGGACATGGCAGGTCGCTTagatttagaataatagaatcacagaattgcagagttggaagggaccacgagggtcatctagcggCCCAACCcccaggaatctttcgcccaatgtgaggcttgaatccatgaccctgagattaagagtctcatgctctactgactgagctattctctggggttttttttcagTTAAGGTATTTGGGCTTGGCCTAAAAAGGAACACAAcctggtgcgctccccccccctctctctcacacacacaatctctctgCACACTAGAGTTATTCCTTTGGGCATCTGGAGTCCATATATTACATATTTTCCAAACTGTGTATGTAGTTATACATGGTTGTATGTGTACCCAACCACACTGCAGTCATTTGAGCCTGTGGTTGCTCCTACCATTGGACAGAGTGAGGCAAGTGCTTCAGGCGGCAGATgcggagggcaggcaggcagcagtggCGATGCGCTGGAGAACAGATCAATTTGTGCTGCATGGCCTGTCCTATGGACCGGCTATCTTGCTGTCCTCAGGTGTGGTTGGACATAGGAGACCACCTCTAGGGTCTGaggtccctccccacccctgtaaAGTATTTGAGCAagctgtcgtcgtccccccccccaagtggatgggcatttccattcaaatggtgtgcatgcactgccTCATGTGATAAcatatgcagggcggggcttacctcccccaccccaatattttgttcaagttggtagagcatgagactcttaatcacagggttgtgggttcaagtcccaccttggccaaaaaaaattcctgcattgcagagggttggattagatgacctatGCAGTCCTTTTCAACttcacaattatatgattctaagtTGGTGGAgggtgctgtcccattgccagtttTGATGGAAAATCCCACAGCCAGTCTGATCAGCATCTCTATGTAGGAGAAGGAAtccccacctcaggcagcaaaatgccctgTTTGAGGctgaagcacacagctgtattcaTCACTTAGAAacttagggagctgccttatactggggCCACCTGTGTTCATCTGTCTCAGCCTTCTCTGATCTGAGGCCCTCCtgacagccccagccagcatggttgatagtcagggacgatgggatttgtagtccaaaattatccggaaggcatctggttggggaaGACTGACCAAGCCCTctctgcctgctctgactggcagtaatGTTTAtgaatgctggttgctgggaatcccagtgTGTTTttgtgctcatgccctgcttgcagatttccctctGTGgtatctgattggtcactgtgagaacaggaggctggactagatgggccattggcttgatccagcaggctcttctcaagtTCTAACTTTCTGACACAATACCCAAACTGAAACAGGGCTACAAATATCTCTGGcctttgcaatgcaattttccagccaagcaatgtgtacaaaaatgtacacattatacacaatgtgtacaaaaaagtgtacaaaatttggagaaaataATGTACGAAaacacaaaattgcatacagaaatgtgtacattggaaTAAGTTGCATTAAAATGACAATGAGTTTCATAAGGATCTCTTTAAAGAACTTAAGGTGTAGCAAAAATAGGCCTAGAGAGAAACCAAATgtaacagatttgtccatcccgaGTGACACTAAATAGCTGGCCTCCTCACAaccaaatttatttttattcatggcATTTACAGTATATCCCACCTTTCGCTCCAGGTAGCACACgtgtgtctccccctcctcattcaatccccacaacaaccccatgatCTTAGTCTGAGAGGTAGTGACCAGCCCAATATCACCCAGAGAGCTTTGTGTtcgagtggggattcgaatcctGGTCTCCCTGGTCTTAGATGAGCACTctagccagggtttcccaaacctgggtcttcAGCTGGttttttttgaactacaactcccatcatccctagctagtagggccagtggtcaggggtgatgggaactgtagtccaaaatcagctggagacccaagtttgggagacgaTGCTCTAAGCattgtttatatgccaccctagCTCAACACAGACAAGGCCAATCCATCACCCAAAGAAAGGCCGACTTCCccctttgctttcttcttccagCTCGAGGAGGAGAAGCATCATTGCTGGTCTCACAACCCAACATGAACACCACGGTGGCGCAGAACGTTTTGCTGTCCGTTGCGCATACCTTTGGAGGCTCCCCCGTCATCAAGTGGACCCACACGTCACCCAGGGGCACGTCCAAAATTGCCGAGTGGAAACCGCGAAGCTACGCCAACATATCCAGCGGCTACGTAGACAGAGTGAAGATTTATGACAATGGTTCTCTTCAGCTGCTGAACGTCGATATCAGAGATACTGGTTATTACTTAGTCACGGTGAGAGAAGAGTTTGGGATCACCATCTATGGCACCATCCTGTTGAATGTTTATGGTATGAAATGAGAGGATTTAATATTTTCTCTATTGCCGACTGCTCGCAATTCGCTctttggcaggagttgggagCTAAAGCTGGGCTGAATATCCCCATCCCACAATTTCATCATAGGAATGCTTGGCTCGCGCAGAAATGGGAAAGGTGATAGTTGGAGAGTTTTCAGGGGGTAGGCAGACTTTTAAGCCTGACCTTAAGTGGAGAAtgtttcccttctttctttttcacctCCTGCCTTACCACCCAAAACCAGGTACAGTATGTCCTTGATCACCACAAGGTGTtttttcacacattcagctgaatTTGAGTTAGAAGCCTCTTGCAGACCTTCCCTGCTTGATGCGGGGGAGCTCAGGAACACAATGTCCACAGATAGATCATTCACCTGTTCAGGTAAATGTCCGAGAATGTGCCAAGAAGCTGGCATCTGACTAATAAATGAACGGATATTTATCTATCTAGCAAATTCATTGCCACCAAATTACCAGCAGTGGTTCAGGGTTGGGTCACTGTCAATTGCCATCATGGATCATTTgctaagtgttgttgttgttgttgttgttgttgttaaggtttATTGGATGAATAGatgtgccgtgtttctccaaaaataagccataccccgaaaatatgccataccccgaaaataagccatagtgataggcagtttaaccttgtaggttaaccttgtaggttaaactgtaccatacttaataaaaaaagacatcccctgaaaataagccaccgtgtgttttttttgaggaaaaataaatataagacggtgtcttatttttggagaaacacggtatattctCTGATTCAGGGGGATTCCCATTCTACCCAGGGGCAGAGCAAGCTGTGGTTTTGGTGCTGCCAAAACGGTCCGCCTGCTGGCTCCCTCTGAGCTGTAGGGTGGCAGACAGACTCCTCATCATCTCTGtgataaaaaaccaacaactctaGCTCTGCACAAAATGCTCACCAACTTTGGCTCCTcccaaaaatatgaaataaagtcaaaccatttttgcagggtgacaagaaattttctgcaccaggtaccacctgaccttgctacatcACTGATTCTACATCTTGTTATCCTGATCTGGGAACCCTAAGGCATTACAGCAGGACAAAACCTTATGAAATAGAGAATTAAAAACCTGATAAAGATCAGGTTTTCAACAGATAGAGGGTGGTGGCCAGTGGCTTCTccttctgtgtgtttgtgtgctgtcTGCCTTTGCCTTTCTCATTGCTGAGGGAGACTTCAATGAAAGTGAGATGCAGCCAGGATCTAAGTCAGACCATGGCAACAGAATGTAAAGTCCTGGGGGAGAGTAACCTGTGCCAGGTTTGTGGTCCCGTTTCTGAATGCTTCCCACGTAAGAATCCCCAACTCCTCCCTGCAAGTAAACAATGAGCATGGGACGGCGAACGCTTTTATTTGCATAGGgaaacatttcaaaatgcaatTGCTTTGACTGCCCACCTccaccaaaaacccaaaacagatACAACTCCATTTCTATATCATTGCTCTACTGCAGGGggggccaactctcaagagactgtgatctacttggGGGTAagctgttaagcttttttttaaggaggaggaaagccctgtttttttagaagttgttgagcttttgtaggggagccaaagttgttgagcttctttggggcgagccagtgatctaccacagacgtccagtgatctaccggtagatcacggtcttcctgttggacatgcctgctctccTGCATAGGTAGAACAAACTCCAGATAAGTCACAAGGGTGATTGATGGCAGCGGCGGTGGGGAAATTCAGAAACAGAGAGGTCCAAAAGCAATGAGGGCTTGGCAAAAAGGCTCAGCTGGGATCCtgccagacaacctgtttattcagcattcatcctgatttgcttgcacaaagcttatgccatGGTTAAATGGTATCTGATATTTACTGtgcatttgtttgtggggaggtaaTTCAACAAGGAACATTCCCCCTGGTTTGCTTGATTACACACCCTCCCATTAATCATGTGTTCACTTCCCAATGCATATGACTGTCACTTTCCTAGTTGCAAAAGGTGttatggttttttccccttcttagTGCATTTGTTGTGCTGGGGTGACAGAGGACTTTAAAcccctttaattgtgcaaacctaaataaAGGATGTGCACTTGAATCTATCCCACAGGATAGTGATAGTCTGGAGGCACCCCTCGATGACTCATGATTTCTTTTCCAAGTGTCCTAAGTCAACTTTCACTGTGTTGtctgcctccccttttccttcaGAGATTATCTATGAAGACCTGCATTTCGTAGCCGTCATTTTTGCCTTCCTCGCAGGTGTGTCTGCCATTCTAGTCTGCCTCATGTGGCTGTGCAATAAATTAATGCAGCTGTTTCAGAAGGAGAGGCACCGGATCAAAGGTAATCTTTGCAGCAGcatgtaaaggaaataaataatctTTCATTTGCTCCAACTGTACCTGTTTGTCAGAGATAGCTcctgatttggggggtggggtttgctATCCATTCTCGGAAAATGGTTTCTTTGGAGGATGCTTCGTTGAATTGTTGTTATTGCGAGTTGCAAACACTGTTCTTCAGCAGGAATCGGAAACCAGCGACCCTGCAGTTGgcagtccagctcccatcagccccaacaaacaTAGCAGAGATCAGGAATTACAAGAGTTGTAGTTCTCCATTCCTCTTAAGAAGAGTTTAGCTCCATGGACATTAATCTGGGAAGCACATGCATATTTCTTTAATGCACACCTGTAACTTTAAAAATGGgccacgggtggcgctgtggtctaaaccacagagtctagggcttgccaatcagaaggttggcggttcgaatccccacgacggggtgagctcccgttgctcggctcctgctcctgcccacctagcagttcgaaagcacgtcaaagtgcaagtagataaataggtaccactctggcaggaaggtaaacggtgtttctgtgcgctgctctggttcgccagaagcggcttagtcatgctggccacatgacctggaagctgtctgcggacaaacaccagctccctcggcctgtagagcaa
This window contains:
- the VSTM5 gene encoding V-set and transmembrane domain-containing protein 5, giving the protein MRPLGCLQSCRQDVRLAIAILCLTAGWALPTRGGEASLLVSQPNMNTTVAQNVLLSVAHTFGGSPVIKWTHTSPRGTSKIAEWKPRSYANISSGYVDRVKIYDNGSLQLLNVDIRDTGYYLVTVREEFGITIYGTILLNVYEIIYEDLHFVAVIFAFLAGVSAILVCLMWLCNKLMQLFQKERHRIKASATEETELQMMGC